Proteins from one Megalopta genalis isolate 19385.01 chromosome 1, iyMegGena1_principal, whole genome shotgun sequence genomic window:
- the Chro gene encoding chromodomain-containing protein chromator isoform X2 translates to MCRRKKEGKVNCRVIFSRQKVSCSRGEQAPRRHRRQTRSLFSSHLVRRRQFSRTRKSDFSTVYQTTNIVDRDSNIVLNKMEGGDGPSAISSNPTAIKAAQEEMGRLDVLVCGQCHSVFHFIEEFQKHRTKDGACTQVSHFRENSNNEQKAQVWAFLLWKDSQIQQEGSDRDSTNSWKLYQKWCKMDTHIRDSWIAAGKTIQTFTKISNAKMQDVPRQNQTANAEGKPVVVRKVIRNGQPEDADKKDVKGPEAKNQKEFLDAEGEKKEKPKLKPSIKPKGKSTKAGEEDVTTDEEYTVEKILAKRFNPKKRCSEYLLKWEGYGHDHNTWEPAEHVATCKHLLEEFERNLAKQKELKAAQQQANAKAAARAAHPIQKTVIKTDAKPGPSTAAQVGRPMRSSKSKAMDQVKQWCGSMKDEDNDLLGKRRMDYSDSDSEDGGSSAAKRAKGDTGSDDDWTGESDDDRLLGRSDVIQRAFNRANAQSNGSNRPSSSSTDLATSLGLQSPEGAKSTQPPVLVANAKGVVKVDPKQMPNLTSGVYVMSRKDGIIKLDSSPSGKLAVKGSPTTQGVLMVQNRDNTNVVRKQVISASPSNSVTPVKVVSKIDGNQVVTQMKVVTKAVAAKPGGTQKTEPIKIQPKPDPTQLPTQIHVVTAVPTPIALQPRISTGVRPGPVTGQRTADGRPLLPRPPLRATTPTSVLGIGSTIRTPVRAPAPRQIQSQQTRQVLQKRTTTVTTQSNSVSPGNVTQIRPKFTVLSQQSKQVVKSGTSPVQQVKQSPKTPIGGRGLLAGARVSVGRGRGKLPESPSATTPGNKPKESKLAEGDGLHMEFHEVGSEESSSEGEPELPPPETDTITTTEPDSPPRPFTLCPLTGRIIGPDGEPVEQQAEPEPEPVPTTPLSTVKTPTTTTSDSIGVPATTTTTELVLPSLESLTDGSGIMRVEMSPGGTTGTIVQTSEPAQINLSNVSVPAPDLPCLDDTAPAVAVPTTTTSTPLTETTPTPEASIAAALSTATVTSTSTIAITSADVTKSEEKLPEERKVTPEDTSNLVTITGEDGVVYQVTGQADDGQTLLVTREADGEQQCVYVTTEQQGDGGSVLTLDHAVAEAVAQLIPDQVNLASQFYVKEGASEPAENPMVMSIMDNSNTTDVAEGQEDGDGHGQVVAQVVQAEEPTPGGTRRVVLLLPDGNLMMTEVTEEQYAALGLGK, encoded by the exons ATGTGTCGTCGGAAAAAAGAAGGGAAGGTGAATTGTAGAGTAATATTTTCCCGCCAAAAGGTAAGCTGTTCCCGCGGCGAGCAGGCGCCACGGCGCCACCGTCGTCAGACGCGATCACTGTTTTCATCCCATCTCGTGCGGCGACGGCAATTTTCGAGAACAAGAAAGTCTGATTTTTCCACGGTATACCAGAC AACGAACATTGTGGATAGAGATTCAAATATCGTACTGAACAAAATGGAGGGAGGCGATGGCCCTTCAGCCATCAGTAGTAATCCTACTGCTATTAAAG CTGCGCAAGAAGAAATGGGAAGACTAGATGTTCTTGTATGTGGCCAGTGTCATTCAGTTTTTCACTTTATTGAAGAGTTTCAAAAGCATCGTACAAAAGATGGCGCTTGTACTCAAGTATCTCACTTCCGTGAAAATAGTAAT AATGAACAGAAAGCACAAGTTTGGGCTTTTCTACTATGGAAAGATTCACAAATTCAGCAAGAAGGTTCAGATAGAGATTCTACAAACTCATGGAAACTCTATCAAAAATGGTGCAAAATGGATACGCACATTCGGGATTCCTGGATTGCAGCTGGAAAGACCATTCAAACTTTCACAAAAATTAGTAATGCAAAAATGCAAGATGTACCAAGACAAAATCAAACAGCCAATGCAGAAG GGAAACCTGTGGTCGTTCGCAAAGTTATTAGAAACGGGCAACCGGAAGACGCGGATAAGAAGGATGTTAAAGGTCCAGAAGCAAAGAATCAAAAAGAATTCTTGGATGCTGAAGGAGAAAAGAAGGAAAAACCGAAGTTGAAACCATCTATAAAACCTAAA GGCAAGTCTACTAAGGCTGGTGAAGAAGATGTCACAACCGATGAAGAATATACGGTAGAAAAGATCCTAGCTAAACGATTCAATCCGAAAAAGAGGTGCTCGGAATATTTACTAAAATGGGAAGGATATGGACA TGATCACAATACATGGGAGCCAGCGGAGCATGTAGCAACATGTAAACAtttattagaagaatttgaAAGAAATCTTGCAAAACAGAAAGAGTTAAAGGCAGCACAACAGCAAGCTAATGCAAAAGCAGCTGCGCGAGCTGCACATCCTATTCAGAAAACAGTAATAAAAACGGATGCTAAACCTGGACCAAGTACTGCAGCTCAAGTAGG GAGACCAATGCGTTCAAGTAAATCAAAAGCAATGGATCAAGTGAAACAATGGTGTGGTTCTATGAAAGACGAAGACAATGATT TGTTGGGTAAGAGAAGAATGGACTATTCCGATAGCGATTCGGAAGACGGAGGTAGCAGTGCTGCGAAACGAGCGAAAGGTGATACGGGTAGTGATGACGATTGGACTGGGGAATCTGACGATGACAGATTGTTGGGCCGTAGTGACGTTATACAACGCGCGTTTAACCGTGCCAATGCTCAATCGAATGGATCAAACCGGCCGAGCAGTTCATCGACAGATCTTGCGACTTCGTTGGGATTGCAGTCCCCGGAAGGAGCAAAATCAACCCAACCGCCCGTTCTGGTTGCTAATGCTAAGGGAGTCGTTAAAGTAGACCCTAAGCAAATGCCGAACTTAACGTCTGGCGTGTACGTGATGTCACGGAAGGATGGCATCATCAAGTTGGACTCGTCTCCTAGCGGAAAGTTGGCTGTGAAAGGTTCGCCAACTACGCAAGGTGTCTTGATGGTTCAAAATCGAGATAATACTAATGTGGTAAGAAAGCAAGTAATATCGGCCTCCCCATCGAATTCTGTCACGCCGGTCAAAGTGGTGTCCAAAATCGATGGAAATCAAGTAGTAACTCAGATGAAAGTAGTTACCAAGGCGGTTGCAGCAAAACCAGGAGGCACACAGAAAACCGAACCCATAAAGATCCAGCCGAAACCGGATCCGACACAGTTACCGACGCAGATACATGTCGTGACAGCAGTGCCGACTCCTATCGCTTTGCAGCCAAGAATAAGTACAGGAGTGCGACCCGGACCTGTTACCGGCCAACGCACTGCAGACGGTCGACCACTGTTACCAAGACCTCCGCTTCGCGCGACGACGCCGACTAGTGTACTCGGAATCGGATCCACGATTCGCACGCCTGTCAGGGCACCAGCCCCGAGACAGATTCAATCGCAGCAAACGCGTCAGGTGCTACAGAAACGAACGACAACCGTGACCACGCAAAGTAATTCGGTGAGCCCTGGAAACGTAACGCAGATTAGACCGAAGTTCACGGTGCTTAGTCAACAGTCGAAGCAAGTGGTAAAGTCTGGAACTAGTCCAGTGCAACAAGTGAAACAATCACCGAAAACACCGATCG GTGGCCGAGGTCTCCTGGCAGGGGCTCGTGTTAGCGTTGGACGAGGTAGAGGAAAGTTGCCGGAGTCGCCATCAGCCACAACGCCAGGAAACAAACCGAAAGAGAGTAAATTGGCCGAGGGCGATGGTCTTCACATGGAATTCCACGAGGTCGGCTCCGAAGAAAGTAGCAGCGAGGGTGAACCAGAGCTACCGCCGCCGGAGACAGATACCATAACCACCACAGAACCGGACAGTCCACCTCGACCATTTACTCTTTGTCCATTAACGGGACGTATCATTGGGCCAGATGGCGAGCCCGTTGAACAGCAAGCCGAGCCGGAACCGGAGCCTGTGCCTACGACACCGTTGTCCACTGTCAAAACACCCACCACCACTACATCGGATAGCATCGGTGTCCCTGCTACAACCACCACTACAGAGTTGGTCCTACCTTCCCTCGAGTCCCTTACAGATGGCAGTGGCATAATGAGAGTCGAAATGAGTCCCGGTGGAACAACAGGCACTATCGTTCAGACAAGCGAACCTGCACAAATCAACTTGTCTAACGTGTCCGTACCTGCTCCGGATCTTCCCTGCTTGGACGACACTGCTCCAGCTGTGGCAGTACCGACAACAACTACGTCTACACCATTAACCGAAACAACACCAACTCCTGAGGCTTCTATCGCAGCTGCACTCTCAACAGCCACGGTCACTTCTACCAGCACGATTGCCATCACGTCCGCTGACGTGACCAAATCCGAAGAGAAGCTACCAGAGGAGAGGAAGGTAACTCCAGAGGACACGTCGAATTTAGTAACGATAACAGGCGAGGATGGTGTCGTTTATCAAGTGACCGGACAAGCTGACGACGGTCAAACATTATTGGTCACGCGTGAAGCCGACGGCGAACAACAATGCGTCTACGTTACCACGGAACAGCAAGGAGACGGTGGCTCGGTGCTGACATTGGATCATGCAGTCGCCGAAGCTGTCGCGCAGCTAATACCCGATCAGGTGAACTTGGCATCTCAATTCTATGTGAAGGAAGGTGCGTCGGAACCCGCTGAAAATCCAATGGTGATGTCTATCATGGATAATTCGAATACGACTGACGTGGCCGAGGGCCAGGAAGATGGCGATGGTCATGGACAAGTTGTAGCTCAAGTTGTACAAGCAGAAGAACCAACACCAG GAGGTACCAGAAGAGTAGTTTTACTCTTACCGGATGGCAACCTGATGATGACAGAAGTGACGGAGGAACAGTATGCAGCACTAGGACTGGGCAAGTGA
- the Chro gene encoding chromodomain-containing protein chromator isoform X1, translating to MCRRKKEGKVNCRVIFSRQKVSCSRGEQAPRRHRRQTRSLFSSHLVRRRQFSRTRKSDFSTVYQTTNIVDRDSNIVLNKMEGGDGPSAISSNPTAIKAAQEEMGRLDVLVCGQCHSVFHFIEEFQKHRTKDGACTQVSHFRENSNNEQKAQVWAFLLWKDSQIQQEGSDRDSTNSWKLYQKWCKMDTHIRDSWIAAGKTIQTFTKISNAKMQDVPRQNQTANAEGKPVVVRKVIRNGQPEDADKKDVKGPEAKNQKEFLDAEGEKKEKPKLKPSIKPKGKSTKAGEEDVTTDEEYTVEKILAKRFNPKKRCSEYLLKWEGYGHDHNTWEPAEHVATCKHLLEEFERNLAKQKELKAAQQQANAKAAARAAHPIQKTVIKTDAKPGPSTAAQVGRPMRSSKSKAMDQVKQWCGSMKDEDNDLLGKRRMDYSDSDSEDGGSSAAKRAKGDTGSDDDWTGESDDDRLLGRSDVIQRAFNRANAQSNGSNRPSSSSTDLATSLGLQSPEGAKSTQPPVLVANAKGVVKVDPKQMPNLTSGVYVMSRKDGIIKLDSSPSGKLAVKGSPTTQGVLMVQNRDNTNVVRKQVISASPSNSVTPVKVVSKIDGNQVVTQMKVVTKAVAAKPGGTQKTEPIKIQPKPDPTQLPTQIHVVTAVPTPIALQPRISTGVRPGPVTGQRTADGRPLLPRPPLRATTPTSVLGIGSTIRTPVRAPAPRQIQSQQTRQVLQKRTTTVTTQSNSVSPGNVTQIRPKFTVLSQQSKQVVKSGTSPVQQVKQSPKTPIGKPQSLLSPQQKLLMAKRKAQEAAGIKSGGRGLLAGARVSVGRGRGKLPESPSATTPGNKPKESKLAEGDGLHMEFHEVGSEESSSEGEPELPPPETDTITTTEPDSPPRPFTLCPLTGRIIGPDGEPVEQQAEPEPEPVPTTPLSTVKTPTTTTSDSIGVPATTTTTELVLPSLESLTDGSGIMRVEMSPGGTTGTIVQTSEPAQINLSNVSVPAPDLPCLDDTAPAVAVPTTTTSTPLTETTPTPEASIAAALSTATVTSTSTIAITSADVTKSEEKLPEERKVTPEDTSNLVTITGEDGVVYQVTGQADDGQTLLVTREADGEQQCVYVTTEQQGDGGSVLTLDHAVAEAVAQLIPDQVNLASQFYVKEGASEPAENPMVMSIMDNSNTTDVAEGQEDGDGHGQVVAQVVQAEEPTPGGTRRVVLLLPDGNLMMTEVTEEQYAALGLGK from the exons ATGTGTCGTCGGAAAAAAGAAGGGAAGGTGAATTGTAGAGTAATATTTTCCCGCCAAAAGGTAAGCTGTTCCCGCGGCGAGCAGGCGCCACGGCGCCACCGTCGTCAGACGCGATCACTGTTTTCATCCCATCTCGTGCGGCGACGGCAATTTTCGAGAACAAGAAAGTCTGATTTTTCCACGGTATACCAGAC AACGAACATTGTGGATAGAGATTCAAATATCGTACTGAACAAAATGGAGGGAGGCGATGGCCCTTCAGCCATCAGTAGTAATCCTACTGCTATTAAAG CTGCGCAAGAAGAAATGGGAAGACTAGATGTTCTTGTATGTGGCCAGTGTCATTCAGTTTTTCACTTTATTGAAGAGTTTCAAAAGCATCGTACAAAAGATGGCGCTTGTACTCAAGTATCTCACTTCCGTGAAAATAGTAAT AATGAACAGAAAGCACAAGTTTGGGCTTTTCTACTATGGAAAGATTCACAAATTCAGCAAGAAGGTTCAGATAGAGATTCTACAAACTCATGGAAACTCTATCAAAAATGGTGCAAAATGGATACGCACATTCGGGATTCCTGGATTGCAGCTGGAAAGACCATTCAAACTTTCACAAAAATTAGTAATGCAAAAATGCAAGATGTACCAAGACAAAATCAAACAGCCAATGCAGAAG GGAAACCTGTGGTCGTTCGCAAAGTTATTAGAAACGGGCAACCGGAAGACGCGGATAAGAAGGATGTTAAAGGTCCAGAAGCAAAGAATCAAAAAGAATTCTTGGATGCTGAAGGAGAAAAGAAGGAAAAACCGAAGTTGAAACCATCTATAAAACCTAAA GGCAAGTCTACTAAGGCTGGTGAAGAAGATGTCACAACCGATGAAGAATATACGGTAGAAAAGATCCTAGCTAAACGATTCAATCCGAAAAAGAGGTGCTCGGAATATTTACTAAAATGGGAAGGATATGGACA TGATCACAATACATGGGAGCCAGCGGAGCATGTAGCAACATGTAAACAtttattagaagaatttgaAAGAAATCTTGCAAAACAGAAAGAGTTAAAGGCAGCACAACAGCAAGCTAATGCAAAAGCAGCTGCGCGAGCTGCACATCCTATTCAGAAAACAGTAATAAAAACGGATGCTAAACCTGGACCAAGTACTGCAGCTCAAGTAGG GAGACCAATGCGTTCAAGTAAATCAAAAGCAATGGATCAAGTGAAACAATGGTGTGGTTCTATGAAAGACGAAGACAATGATT TGTTGGGTAAGAGAAGAATGGACTATTCCGATAGCGATTCGGAAGACGGAGGTAGCAGTGCTGCGAAACGAGCGAAAGGTGATACGGGTAGTGATGACGATTGGACTGGGGAATCTGACGATGACAGATTGTTGGGCCGTAGTGACGTTATACAACGCGCGTTTAACCGTGCCAATGCTCAATCGAATGGATCAAACCGGCCGAGCAGTTCATCGACAGATCTTGCGACTTCGTTGGGATTGCAGTCCCCGGAAGGAGCAAAATCAACCCAACCGCCCGTTCTGGTTGCTAATGCTAAGGGAGTCGTTAAAGTAGACCCTAAGCAAATGCCGAACTTAACGTCTGGCGTGTACGTGATGTCACGGAAGGATGGCATCATCAAGTTGGACTCGTCTCCTAGCGGAAAGTTGGCTGTGAAAGGTTCGCCAACTACGCAAGGTGTCTTGATGGTTCAAAATCGAGATAATACTAATGTGGTAAGAAAGCAAGTAATATCGGCCTCCCCATCGAATTCTGTCACGCCGGTCAAAGTGGTGTCCAAAATCGATGGAAATCAAGTAGTAACTCAGATGAAAGTAGTTACCAAGGCGGTTGCAGCAAAACCAGGAGGCACACAGAAAACCGAACCCATAAAGATCCAGCCGAAACCGGATCCGACACAGTTACCGACGCAGATACATGTCGTGACAGCAGTGCCGACTCCTATCGCTTTGCAGCCAAGAATAAGTACAGGAGTGCGACCCGGACCTGTTACCGGCCAACGCACTGCAGACGGTCGACCACTGTTACCAAGACCTCCGCTTCGCGCGACGACGCCGACTAGTGTACTCGGAATCGGATCCACGATTCGCACGCCTGTCAGGGCACCAGCCCCGAGACAGATTCAATCGCAGCAAACGCGTCAGGTGCTACAGAAACGAACGACAACCGTGACCACGCAAAGTAATTCGGTGAGCCCTGGAAACGTAACGCAGATTAGACCGAAGTTCACGGTGCTTAGTCAACAGTCGAAGCAAGTGGTAAAGTCTGGAACTAGTCCAGTGCAACAAGTGAAACAATCACCGAAAACACCGATCGGTAAGCCACAGTCATTATTATCTCCACAACAAAAGTTATTAATGGCTAAAAGAAAAGCTCAAGAAGCAGCGGGTATTAAATCAGGTGGCCGAGGTCTCCTGGCAGGGGCTCGTGTTAGCGTTGGACGAGGTAGAGGAAAGTTGCCGGAGTCGCCATCAGCCACAACGCCAGGAAACAAACCGAAAGAGAGTAAATTGGCCGAGGGCGATGGTCTTCACATGGAATTCCACGAGGTCGGCTCCGAAGAAAGTAGCAGCGAGGGTGAACCAGAGCTACCGCCGCCGGAGACAGATACCATAACCACCACAGAACCGGACAGTCCACCTCGACCATTTACTCTTTGTCCATTAACGGGACGTATCATTGGGCCAGATGGCGAGCCCGTTGAACAGCAAGCCGAGCCGGAACCGGAGCCTGTGCCTACGACACCGTTGTCCACTGTCAAAACACCCACCACCACTACATCGGATAGCATCGGTGTCCCTGCTACAACCACCACTACAGAGTTGGTCCTACCTTCCCTCGAGTCCCTTACAGATGGCAGTGGCATAATGAGAGTCGAAATGAGTCCCGGTGGAACAACAGGCACTATCGTTCAGACAAGCGAACCTGCACAAATCAACTTGTCTAACGTGTCCGTACCTGCTCCGGATCTTCCCTGCTTGGACGACACTGCTCCAGCTGTGGCAGTACCGACAACAACTACGTCTACACCATTAACCGAAACAACACCAACTCCTGAGGCTTCTATCGCAGCTGCACTCTCAACAGCCACGGTCACTTCTACCAGCACGATTGCCATCACGTCCGCTGACGTGACCAAATCCGAAGAGAAGCTACCAGAGGAGAGGAAGGTAACTCCAGAGGACACGTCGAATTTAGTAACGATAACAGGCGAGGATGGTGTCGTTTATCAAGTGACCGGACAAGCTGACGACGGTCAAACATTATTGGTCACGCGTGAAGCCGACGGCGAACAACAATGCGTCTACGTTACCACGGAACAGCAAGGAGACGGTGGCTCGGTGCTGACATTGGATCATGCAGTCGCCGAAGCTGTCGCGCAGCTAATACCCGATCAGGTGAACTTGGCATCTCAATTCTATGTGAAGGAAGGTGCGTCGGAACCCGCTGAAAATCCAATGGTGATGTCTATCATGGATAATTCGAATACGACTGACGTGGCCGAGGGCCAGGAAGATGGCGATGGTCATGGACAAGTTGTAGCTCAAGTTGTACAAGCAGAAGAACCAACACCAG GAGGTACCAGAAGAGTAGTTTTACTCTTACCGGATGGCAACCTGATGATGACAGAAGTGACGGAGGAACAGTATGCAGCACTAGGACTGGGCAAGTGA
- the Chro gene encoding chromodomain-containing protein chromator isoform X3: protein MEGGDGPSAISSNPTAIKAAQEEMGRLDVLVCGQCHSVFHFIEEFQKHRTKDGACTQVSHFRENSNNEQKAQVWAFLLWKDSQIQQEGSDRDSTNSWKLYQKWCKMDTHIRDSWIAAGKTIQTFTKISNAKMQDVPRQNQTANAEGKPVVVRKVIRNGQPEDADKKDVKGPEAKNQKEFLDAEGEKKEKPKLKPSIKPKGKSTKAGEEDVTTDEEYTVEKILAKRFNPKKRCSEYLLKWEGYGHDHNTWEPAEHVATCKHLLEEFERNLAKQKELKAAQQQANAKAAARAAHPIQKTVIKTDAKPGPSTAAQVGRPMRSSKSKAMDQVKQWCGSMKDEDNDLLGKRRMDYSDSDSEDGGSSAAKRAKGDTGSDDDWTGESDDDRLLGRSDVIQRAFNRANAQSNGSNRPSSSSTDLATSLGLQSPEGAKSTQPPVLVANAKGVVKVDPKQMPNLTSGVYVMSRKDGIIKLDSSPSGKLAVKGSPTTQGVLMVQNRDNTNVVRKQVISASPSNSVTPVKVVSKIDGNQVVTQMKVVTKAVAAKPGGTQKTEPIKIQPKPDPTQLPTQIHVVTAVPTPIALQPRISTGVRPGPVTGQRTADGRPLLPRPPLRATTPTSVLGIGSTIRTPVRAPAPRQIQSQQTRQVLQKRTTTVTTQSNSVSPGNVTQIRPKFTVLSQQSKQVVKSGTSPVQQVKQSPKTPIGKPQSLLSPQQKLLMAKRKAQEAAGIKSGGRGLLAGARVSVGRGRGKLPESPSATTPGNKPKESKLAEGDGLHMEFHEVGSEESSSEGEPELPPPETDTITTTEPDSPPRPFTLCPLTGRIIGPDGEPVEQQAEPEPEPVPTTPLSTVKTPTTTTSDSIGVPATTTTTELVLPSLESLTDGSGIMRVEMSPGGTTGTIVQTSEPAQINLSNVSVPAPDLPCLDDTAPAVAVPTTTTSTPLTETTPTPEASIAAALSTATVTSTSTIAITSADVTKSEEKLPEERKVTPEDTSNLVTITGEDGVVYQVTGQADDGQTLLVTREADGEQQCVYVTTEQQGDGGSVLTLDHAVAEAVAQLIPDQVNLASQFYVKEGASEPAENPMVMSIMDNSNTTDVAEGQEDGDGHGQVVAQVVQAEEPTPGGTRRVVLLLPDGNLMMTEVTEEQYAALGLGK from the exons ATGGAGGGAGGCGATGGCCCTTCAGCCATCAGTAGTAATCCTACTGCTATTAAAG CTGCGCAAGAAGAAATGGGAAGACTAGATGTTCTTGTATGTGGCCAGTGTCATTCAGTTTTTCACTTTATTGAAGAGTTTCAAAAGCATCGTACAAAAGATGGCGCTTGTACTCAAGTATCTCACTTCCGTGAAAATAGTAAT AATGAACAGAAAGCACAAGTTTGGGCTTTTCTACTATGGAAAGATTCACAAATTCAGCAAGAAGGTTCAGATAGAGATTCTACAAACTCATGGAAACTCTATCAAAAATGGTGCAAAATGGATACGCACATTCGGGATTCCTGGATTGCAGCTGGAAAGACCATTCAAACTTTCACAAAAATTAGTAATGCAAAAATGCAAGATGTACCAAGACAAAATCAAACAGCCAATGCAGAAG GGAAACCTGTGGTCGTTCGCAAAGTTATTAGAAACGGGCAACCGGAAGACGCGGATAAGAAGGATGTTAAAGGTCCAGAAGCAAAGAATCAAAAAGAATTCTTGGATGCTGAAGGAGAAAAGAAGGAAAAACCGAAGTTGAAACCATCTATAAAACCTAAA GGCAAGTCTACTAAGGCTGGTGAAGAAGATGTCACAACCGATGAAGAATATACGGTAGAAAAGATCCTAGCTAAACGATTCAATCCGAAAAAGAGGTGCTCGGAATATTTACTAAAATGGGAAGGATATGGACA TGATCACAATACATGGGAGCCAGCGGAGCATGTAGCAACATGTAAACAtttattagaagaatttgaAAGAAATCTTGCAAAACAGAAAGAGTTAAAGGCAGCACAACAGCAAGCTAATGCAAAAGCAGCTGCGCGAGCTGCACATCCTATTCAGAAAACAGTAATAAAAACGGATGCTAAACCTGGACCAAGTACTGCAGCTCAAGTAGG GAGACCAATGCGTTCAAGTAAATCAAAAGCAATGGATCAAGTGAAACAATGGTGTGGTTCTATGAAAGACGAAGACAATGATT TGTTGGGTAAGAGAAGAATGGACTATTCCGATAGCGATTCGGAAGACGGAGGTAGCAGTGCTGCGAAACGAGCGAAAGGTGATACGGGTAGTGATGACGATTGGACTGGGGAATCTGACGATGACAGATTGTTGGGCCGTAGTGACGTTATACAACGCGCGTTTAACCGTGCCAATGCTCAATCGAATGGATCAAACCGGCCGAGCAGTTCATCGACAGATCTTGCGACTTCGTTGGGATTGCAGTCCCCGGAAGGAGCAAAATCAACCCAACCGCCCGTTCTGGTTGCTAATGCTAAGGGAGTCGTTAAAGTAGACCCTAAGCAAATGCCGAACTTAACGTCTGGCGTGTACGTGATGTCACGGAAGGATGGCATCATCAAGTTGGACTCGTCTCCTAGCGGAAAGTTGGCTGTGAAAGGTTCGCCAACTACGCAAGGTGTCTTGATGGTTCAAAATCGAGATAATACTAATGTGGTAAGAAAGCAAGTAATATCGGCCTCCCCATCGAATTCTGTCACGCCGGTCAAAGTGGTGTCCAAAATCGATGGAAATCAAGTAGTAACTCAGATGAAAGTAGTTACCAAGGCGGTTGCAGCAAAACCAGGAGGCACACAGAAAACCGAACCCATAAAGATCCAGCCGAAACCGGATCCGACACAGTTACCGACGCAGATACATGTCGTGACAGCAGTGCCGACTCCTATCGCTTTGCAGCCAAGAATAAGTACAGGAGTGCGACCCGGACCTGTTACCGGCCAACGCACTGCAGACGGTCGACCACTGTTACCAAGACCTCCGCTTCGCGCGACGACGCCGACTAGTGTACTCGGAATCGGATCCACGATTCGCACGCCTGTCAGGGCACCAGCCCCGAGACAGATTCAATCGCAGCAAACGCGTCAGGTGCTACAGAAACGAACGACAACCGTGACCACGCAAAGTAATTCGGTGAGCCCTGGAAACGTAACGCAGATTAGACCGAAGTTCACGGTGCTTAGTCAACAGTCGAAGCAAGTGGTAAAGTCTGGAACTAGTCCAGTGCAACAAGTGAAACAATCACCGAAAACACCGATCGGTAAGCCACAGTCATTATTATCTCCACAACAAAAGTTATTAATGGCTAAAAGAAAAGCTCAAGAAGCAGCGGGTATTAAATCAGGTGGCCGAGGTCTCCTGGCAGGGGCTCGTGTTAGCGTTGGACGAGGTAGAGGAAAGTTGCCGGAGTCGCCATCAGCCACAACGCCAGGAAACAAACCGAAAGAGAGTAAATTGGCCGAGGGCGATGGTCTTCACATGGAATTCCACGAGGTCGGCTCCGAAGAAAGTAGCAGCGAGGGTGAACCAGAGCTACCGCCGCCGGAGACAGATACCATAACCACCACAGAACCGGACAGTCCACCTCGACCATTTACTCTTTGTCCATTAACGGGACGTATCATTGGGCCAGATGGCGAGCCCGTTGAACAGCAAGCCGAGCCGGAACCGGAGCCTGTGCCTACGACACCGTTGTCCACTGTCAAAACACCCACCACCACTACATCGGATAGCATCGGTGTCCCTGCTACAACCACCACTACAGAGTTGGTCCTACCTTCCCTCGAGTCCCTTACAGATGGCAGTGGCATAATGAGAGTCGAAATGAGTCCCGGTGGAACAACAGGCACTATCGTTCAGACAAGCGAACCTGCACAAATCAACTTGTCTAACGTGTCCGTACCTGCTCCGGATCTTCCCTGCTTGGACGACACTGCTCCAGCTGTGGCAGTACCGACAACAACTACGTCTACACCATTAACCGAAACAACACCAACTCCTGAGGCTTCTATCGCAGCTGCACTCTCAACAGCCACGGTCACTTCTACCAGCACGATTGCCATCACGTCCGCTGACGTGACCAAATCCGAAGAGAAGCTACCAGAGGAGAGGAAGGTAACTCCAGAGGACACGTCGAATTTAGTAACGATAACAGGCGAGGATGGTGTCGTTTATCAAGTGACCGGACAAGCTGACGACGGTCAAACATTATTGGTCACGCGTGAAGCCGACGGCGAACAACAATGCGTCTACGTTACCACGGAACAGCAAGGAGACGGTGGCTCGGTGCTGACATTGGATCATGCAGTCGCCGAAGCTGTCGCGCAGCTAATACCCGATCAGGTGAACTTGGCATCTCAATTCTATGTGAAGGAAGGTGCGTCGGAACCCGCTGAAAATCCAATGGTGATGTCTATCATGGATAATTCGAATACGACTGACGTGGCCGAGGGCCAGGAAGATGGCGATGGTCATGGACAAGTTGTAGCTCAAGTTGTACAAGCAGAAGAACCAACACCAG GAGGTACCAGAAGAGTAGTTTTACTCTTACCGGATGGCAACCTGATGATGACAGAAGTGACGGAGGAACAGTATGCAGCACTAGGACTGGGCAAGTGA